The following proteins are co-located in the Neodiprion virginianus isolate iyNeoVirg1 chromosome 6, iyNeoVirg1.1, whole genome shotgun sequence genome:
- the LOC124307046 gene encoding glycine receptor subunit alpha-2 isoform X2 encodes MMQLRFIHYTQLVVFVFLFNADAKKNYSIRPRVVLPEHYVKEMRPPSKKGTPVIVDFNVYVVDINSINVEDMDFRVDMFVRQSWTESRLHMPDDIFEEGDDYVTLPPEFFDNLWQPDPYFLNSKVAEIATLTHKFSSVTLYRNKTVIYAARMHAIIACQMEFQLYPMDIQVCPIHIESFSYNNQKLRLRWGDGGVKVNPELKLLQYNIGKPLQLEESTGYMLEKNGNFSRLVVYFRFERQIGHHLIQTFAPSTLVVMLSWFSFWLGLDAIPGRVALLVTSMLTLVTMFTGLKSDIPPVAYVKALDLWMAGCMVFVFAALGEFVVVKVLDLRYQVEIDTQATNLPRVLPMKVGAMEKTPYMTAWDCETAYAPQPRQKRAGSRRLLQTSWIDHELGVAFGKTQWNHIDRKSRIVFPALFLLFVVLYWPILLLKKAS; translated from the exons ATGATGCAGCTGCGGTTCATACACTACACGCAACTCGTTGTTTTCGTTTT TTTGTTCAACGCGGATGCGAAGAAGAACTACTCCATACGCCCCAGAGTCGTTCTACCCGAGCATTACGTGAAAG AAATGAGACCACCGTCGAAAAAAGGGACCCCGGTAATCGTGGACTTCAACGTTTACGTTGTAGACATAAATTCCATCAACGTCGAGGACATGGACTTCCG GGTCGACATGTTCGTTCGCCAAAGCTGGACGGAATCGCGACTTCACATGCCCGACGACATTTTCGAGGAAGGTGACGACTACGTCACCCTGCCCCCAGAGTTTTTCGACAACCTCTGGCAGCCGGATCCTTACTTTTTGAACTCAAAAGTTGCCG AAATTGCAACACTGACGCATAAATTCTCTTCCGTAACGCTGTACAGGAACAAGACGGTTATTTACGCGGCTCGAATGCACGCGATCATAGCTTGCCAAATGGAATTTCAACTGTACCCAATGGACATTCAAGTTTGCCCAATCCACATAGAGAGCT TTTCCTACAATAATCAGAAACTGCGTCTACGATGGGGTGATGGTGGAGTCAAGGTGAATCCTGAGCTGAAACTGCTTCAGTACAACATCGGCAAGCCTTTGCAGCTCGAGGAGTCGACCGGATACATGCTGGAGAAAAATG GTAATTTTTCGCGACTGGTAGTTTACTTCCGGTTCGAAAGACAGATCGGGCATCACTTGATCCAGACTTTCGCACCTTCGACGCTAGTCGTGATGCTTTCGTGGTTCAGCTTCTGGCTCGGATTGGACGCGATTCCTGGCCGGGTAGCTCTGCTCGTTACGAGCATGCTGACCCTCGTCACCATGTTCACAGGTCTCAAAAGCGACATACCGCCTGTTGCCTACGTCAAG GCGCTAGATCTATGGATGGCCGGTTGCATGGTATTCGTGTTCGCCGCCCTCGGAGAATTCGTGGTCGTCAAGGTCCTCGATCTCCGTTATCAAGTTGAGATCGATACCCAGGCGACGAATCTTCCTCGCGTACTGCCGATG AAAGTAGGAGCGATGGAGAAAACACCTTACATGACTGCCTGGGACTGCGAAACAGCGTACGCTCCTCAGCCGAGACAAAAACGCGCAGGTAGTCGGCGTCTTTTGCAAACATCATGGATTGATCATGAGCTGGGTGTTGCCTTTGGCAAAACACAATGGAACCACATCGATCGTAAAAGTCGCATTGTTTTCCCGGCCCTATTTCTCCTATTTGTCGTGCTTTACTGGCCAATACTTCTCCTCAAAAAAGCGTCTTAA
- the LOC124307046 gene encoding glycine receptor subunit alpha-4 isoform X1, protein MMQLRFIHYTQLVVFVLLIDANSLRGCDLRISQHFDQPQDKMKSNLRSDLLFYLCLVSLPKSLDCASLFNADAKKNYSIRPRVVLPEHYVKEMRPPSKKGTPVIVDFNVYVVDINSINVEDMDFRVDMFVRQSWTESRLHMPDDIFEEGDDYVTLPPEFFDNLWQPDPYFLNSKVAEIATLTHKFSSVTLYRNKTVIYAARMHAIIACQMEFQLYPMDIQVCPIHIESFSYNNQKLRLRWGDGGVKVNPELKLLQYNIGKPLQLEESTGYMLEKNGNFSRLVVYFRFERQIGHHLIQTFAPSTLVVMLSWFSFWLGLDAIPGRVALLVTSMLTLVTMFTGLKSDIPPVAYVKALDLWMAGCMVFVFAALGEFVVVKVLDLRYQVEIDTQATNLPRVLPMKVGAMEKTPYMTAWDCETAYAPQPRQKRAGSRRLLQTSWIDHELGVAFGKTQWNHIDRKSRIVFPALFLLFVVLYWPILLLKKAS, encoded by the exons ATGATGCAGCTGCGGTTCATACACTACACGCAACTCGTTGTTTTCGTTTT ATTAATCGACGCTAATTCGTTGCGAGGATGCGACCTTAGGATCTCGCAGCATTTCGATCAACCGCAAGATAAGATGAAGTCCAACCTTCGGAGTGACTTACTATTTTATTTGTGTCTTGTGTCACTGCCAAAATCACTTGACTGTGCAAg TTTGTTCAACGCGGATGCGAAGAAGAACTACTCCATACGCCCCAGAGTCGTTCTACCCGAGCATTACGTGAAAG AAATGAGACCACCGTCGAAAAAAGGGACCCCGGTAATCGTGGACTTCAACGTTTACGTTGTAGACATAAATTCCATCAACGTCGAGGACATGGACTTCCG GGTCGACATGTTCGTTCGCCAAAGCTGGACGGAATCGCGACTTCACATGCCCGACGACATTTTCGAGGAAGGTGACGACTACGTCACCCTGCCCCCAGAGTTTTTCGACAACCTCTGGCAGCCGGATCCTTACTTTTTGAACTCAAAAGTTGCCG AAATTGCAACACTGACGCATAAATTCTCTTCCGTAACGCTGTACAGGAACAAGACGGTTATTTACGCGGCTCGAATGCACGCGATCATAGCTTGCCAAATGGAATTTCAACTGTACCCAATGGACATTCAAGTTTGCCCAATCCACATAGAGAGCT TTTCCTACAATAATCAGAAACTGCGTCTACGATGGGGTGATGGTGGAGTCAAGGTGAATCCTGAGCTGAAACTGCTTCAGTACAACATCGGCAAGCCTTTGCAGCTCGAGGAGTCGACCGGATACATGCTGGAGAAAAATG GTAATTTTTCGCGACTGGTAGTTTACTTCCGGTTCGAAAGACAGATCGGGCATCACTTGATCCAGACTTTCGCACCTTCGACGCTAGTCGTGATGCTTTCGTGGTTCAGCTTCTGGCTCGGATTGGACGCGATTCCTGGCCGGGTAGCTCTGCTCGTTACGAGCATGCTGACCCTCGTCACCATGTTCACAGGTCTCAAAAGCGACATACCGCCTGTTGCCTACGTCAAG GCGCTAGATCTATGGATGGCCGGTTGCATGGTATTCGTGTTCGCCGCCCTCGGAGAATTCGTGGTCGTCAAGGTCCTCGATCTCCGTTATCAAGTTGAGATCGATACCCAGGCGACGAATCTTCCTCGCGTACTGCCGATG AAAGTAGGAGCGATGGAGAAAACACCTTACATGACTGCCTGGGACTGCGAAACAGCGTACGCTCCTCAGCCGAGACAAAAACGCGCAGGTAGTCGGCGTCTTTTGCAAACATCATGGATTGATCATGAGCTGGGTGTTGCCTTTGGCAAAACACAATGGAACCACATCGATCGTAAAAGTCGCATTGTTTTCCCGGCCCTATTTCTCCTATTTGTCGTGCTTTACTGGCCAATACTTCTCCTCAAAAAAGCGTCTTAA